From the Shewanella amazonensis SB2B genome, one window contains:
- the yihI gene encoding Der GTPase-activating protein YihI encodes MTRIKKTRKAGGTAPKQAPRTPKSERVPTSKKRDTGNKSGSRQNPGTEKQGNRSGKGKQDPRLGSKKPVALELAPQTQPQVKAPKPKQPKLSDEQLLLKLEEDPRLNELLDRLEEGRVLGAEDQRWLDEQLSKIEALMEKLGITDIDEAQGEDSDDDDALLARFESGADVLKQYQDKD; translated from the coding sequence ATGACCCGTATCAAGAAGACACGTAAAGCTGGCGGAACAGCCCCCAAGCAGGCACCTCGCACCCCCAAGTCCGAGCGAGTGCCAACTTCAAAAAAACGCGACACCGGTAATAAGTCCGGTAGCCGCCAGAACCCAGGCACCGAAAAGCAAGGTAACCGCAGTGGCAAGGGCAAACAGGACCCACGTCTTGGCAGTAAAAAGCCCGTGGCATTGGAACTGGCGCCGCAAACTCAGCCTCAGGTGAAGGCTCCCAAGCCAAAACAGCCAAAACTAAGCGATGAGCAACTGCTGCTCAAACTCGAAGAAGACCCACGTCTTAACGAGCTGCTCGATCGCCTGGAAGAAGGCCGGGTCCTGGGCGCCGAGGATCAGCGCTGGCTCGACGAGCAGTTATCCAAAATTGAAGCCCTGATGGAAAAACTGGGTATCACTGATATTGACGAAGCTCAGGGCGAAGACAGCGATGACGATGATGCCCTGTTGGCCCGATTCGAATCCGGCGCCGATGTGTTAAAGCAATACCAGGACAAAGACTGA
- a CDS encoding methyltransferase domain-containing protein, with protein sequence MRRCPLCLKLDTQLFHQDKKRSFHHCATCGMVFADGATHLPPQAIRQRYGRGGTQDNQRQLSPFLLSLLEQITSLHGTEVRGLNYGRVLDTESHWQLNSAGHELSQYDPFTAPDPEALQSQYDFICCFRVFEHFAAPHREWQLFNRLLKAGGFLAISTRMLTNPSRFDKWHHKNNPAHVSFPCRETFEYLAADSGFRLIFAENDFILMQKPSGSDIKRDPNSCPAL encoded by the coding sequence ATGCGACGTTGCCCCCTGTGCCTCAAGCTGGACACCCAGTTATTTCATCAGGACAAAAAACGCAGTTTCCATCACTGTGCCACATGTGGAATGGTGTTTGCCGACGGTGCAACACATTTGCCGCCTCAAGCGATTCGTCAGCGTTACGGGCGCGGTGGCACCCAGGATAATCAGCGCCAGCTATCGCCGTTTTTATTGTCATTGCTTGAACAAATCACCAGCCTGCATGGTACAGAGGTGCGGGGATTAAACTACGGTCGGGTATTGGATACAGAGAGTCACTGGCAACTTAATTCCGCTGGCCATGAGCTCAGCCAGTACGACCCTTTTACCGCGCCTGATCCCGAAGCCCTGCAAAGCCAATACGACTTTATATGCTGTTTCAGGGTGTTCGAACATTTTGCTGCCCCCCACCGGGAATGGCAGCTCTTTAACCGCTTACTCAAAGCCGGTGGTTTTTTGGCCATCAGCACCAGGATGCTGACCAACCCATCACGCTTTGATAAATGGCACCATAAAAATAACCCTGCCCATGTCAGCTTTCCCTGTCGGGAAACCTTCGAATATTTGGCTGCTGACAGTGGCTTTCGGCTAATATTTGCCGAAAATGACTTCATCCTGATGCAAAAACCATCGGGATCTGATATAAAACGCGACCCAAATTCATGCCCTGCCCTGTGA
- a CDS encoding c-type cytochrome has product MKKLALALSVFAAMSTNAMAEGDAAAGQSKAALCVACHGADGNSMIDMYPKLAGQHAKYLEKQLHEFQSAMKTGGKEGRMDPIMGGMVMTLNEQDMADLAAFFASQTQTHSPVADVPALGEQLYKGGDMSRGITACIACHGPEGKGTEQAGFPMVSGQHANYIKIQLTKFRDKARTNDLNGMMQDVAKKLSDADIDALSKYLANLK; this is encoded by the coding sequence ATGAAAAAGTTAGCTCTTGCGCTGTCTGTTTTCGCTGCTATGTCTACCAATGCTATGGCTGAAGGTGATGCGGCGGCGGGTCAATCCAAAGCGGCTCTGTGCGTTGCCTGTCACGGCGCCGATGGCAACAGCATGATCGATATGTACCCCAAGCTGGCCGGTCAACACGCTAAGTACCTGGAAAAGCAACTGCACGAATTCCAAAGTGCCATGAAGACCGGCGGCAAAGAAGGCCGTATGGATCCTATCATGGGCGGGATGGTAATGACCCTGAACGAACAGGATATGGCTGATTTGGCTGCCTTCTTTGCCAGTCAGACCCAAACCCACTCACCTGTTGCCGATGTACCCGCTCTGGGTGAGCAGCTGTACAAGGGTGGCGACATGTCCCGTGGCATCACCGCCTGTATCGCCTGTCACGGTCCAGAAGGTAAAGGTACCGAGCAAGCCGGTTTCCCAATGGTTTCTGGCCAGCACGCCAACTACATCAAGATCCAGCTCACCAAGTTCCGCGACAAGGCTCGTACCAACGACCTGAACGGCATGATGCAGGATGTAGCGAAAAAGCTGAGCGATGCCGATATCGACGCACTGTCCAAGTACCTTGCTAACCTGAAGTAA
- the yihA gene encoding ribosome biogenesis GTP-binding protein YihA/YsxC: protein MNQTRIDFRQAKFLISAPDIAHLDKHLPGDVGVEIAFAGRSNAGKSSALNALTEQKSLARTSKTPGRTQLINVFELDAQRRLVDLPGYGFAKVPLEMKHKWQNALGEYLQKRACLSGVVVLMDIRHPLKDLDRQMIEWSVASEIPVLALLTKADKLGQSEKMKTVNAVRKELAEFGDWVSVEPFSALKGTGKPKVLAILDAWCHPDWLVEELEQAED, encoded by the coding sequence GTGAATCAAACCCGTATCGATTTTCGCCAAGCCAAATTTTTGATCAGTGCACCGGATATTGCCCATCTGGACAAGCATCTGCCGGGTGATGTTGGCGTAGAAATCGCCTTTGCTGGCCGTTCCAACGCCGGAAAGTCCAGTGCGCTCAATGCTCTGACAGAACAAAAAAGTCTGGCCCGCACCAGTAAAACCCCAGGTCGTACCCAGCTTATTAACGTATTTGAGCTTGATGCGCAGCGTCGCCTGGTGGACTTACCCGGTTATGGTTTTGCCAAGGTACCCCTTGAGATGAAGCATAAGTGGCAAAATGCCTTGGGTGAGTACCTGCAAAAAAGGGCCTGCCTGAGTGGGGTTGTGGTGTTGATGGACATTCGTCACCCACTGAAAGATCTCGACCGGCAAATGATTGAGTGGTCTGTTGCCAGCGAAATTCCGGTACTGGCACTGCTCACCAAGGCCGACAAGCTGGGCCAGAGTGAGAAGATGAAAACCGTCAATGCTGTGCGCAAAGAGCTGGCTGAGTTTGGCGATTGGGTGTCTGTAGAGCCTTTCTCTGCTTTGAAGGGTACAGGTAAGCCCAAGGTACTGGCGATTTTGGACGCCTGGTGTCATCCGGATTGGTTGGTGGAAGAATTGGAGCAAGCCGAAGATTGA